In Massilia forsythiae, one DNA window encodes the following:
- a CDS encoding Xaa-Pro dipeptidase, with protein MNFRLRAAVLAALGAAASISSIDAGAAAQGGTPPALAQPSAQAVTAIRAGRLVDVVAGKVLADQVILVSGERILSVGPAAGAVVPAGARIVDLSGATVLPGLVDAHVHLTGDPTLHGYQSLGVSDIRAAMYGAHAAQVTLAAGFTTVRNVGAGGFGDVALRDAIDAGELPGPRMRVAGYALGIKGGHCDNNLLPNDFHYAEQGVADGPWQARAKVREMAKYGADTIKICASGGVLSKGDEAGAQQYTLEEMQAIVEEAHKLGRRVAAHAHGASSIRDAILAGVDSVEHASLIDDEGIRLARQKGTYLVMDIYNDDYILQEGAKVGMLPESLEKERKVGQVQRDNFRKAWQAGVKMAFGTDAGVYPHGDNARQFRYMVQYGMTPMQAIRAATIDGADLLGWKDRIGSVSAGKFADLIAVRGDPLADPAELTRVRFVMKGGTVVKDADAR; from the coding sequence ATGAACTTCCGATTGCGCGCGGCCGTGCTGGCCGCGCTGGGCGCCGCCGCGTCCATCTCGTCCATCGACGCCGGCGCCGCCGCTCAGGGCGGCACGCCGCCGGCGCTCGCGCAGCCGTCCGCCCAGGCCGTCACCGCCATCCGCGCCGGCCGCCTGGTCGACGTGGTCGCCGGCAAGGTGCTGGCCGACCAGGTCATCCTGGTCAGCGGCGAGCGCATCCTGTCGGTCGGCCCGGCCGCCGGCGCCGTCGTTCCGGCCGGCGCCCGCATCGTCGACCTGTCCGGCGCCACCGTGCTGCCGGGGCTGGTCGACGCCCACGTGCACCTGACCGGCGACCCCACGCTGCACGGCTACCAGTCGCTGGGCGTGTCCGACATCCGCGCCGCCATGTACGGCGCGCACGCGGCGCAAGTGACGCTGGCGGCCGGCTTCACCACGGTGCGCAACGTCGGCGCCGGCGGCTTCGGCGACGTGGCCCTGCGCGACGCCATCGATGCCGGCGAGCTGCCCGGGCCGCGCATGCGCGTGGCCGGCTACGCGCTCGGCATCAAGGGCGGCCACTGCGACAACAACCTGCTGCCCAACGATTTTCATTACGCCGAGCAGGGCGTGGCGGACGGCCCGTGGCAAGCGCGCGCCAAGGTGCGCGAGATGGCGAAATACGGCGCCGACACCATCAAGATCTGCGCTTCCGGCGGCGTGCTGTCCAAGGGCGACGAGGCGGGCGCCCAGCAATACACACTGGAAGAAATGCAGGCGATCGTCGAGGAAGCGCACAAGCTGGGCCGGCGCGTGGCCGCCCATGCGCACGGCGCCAGCAGCATCCGCGATGCCATCCTGGCCGGGGTCGACTCGGTCGAGCACGCCAGCCTGATCGACGACGAAGGCATCCGCCTGGCGCGCCAGAAGGGCACCTATCTCGTCATGGACATCTACAACGACGACTACATCCTGCAGGAAGGCGCGAAAGTCGGCATGCTGCCGGAGTCGCTGGAAAAGGAACGCAAGGTCGGCCAGGTCCAGCGCGACAACTTCCGCAAGGCCTGGCAGGCCGGCGTCAAGATGGCCTTCGGCACCGACGCCGGCGTCTACCCGCACGGCGACAATGCGCGCCAATTCCGCTACATGGTGCAGTACGGGATGACGCCGATGCAGGCGATCCGCGCCGCCACCATCGACGGCGCCGACCTGCTCGGCTGGAAGGACCGCATCGGCTCGGTCAGCGCCGGCAAGTTCGCCGACCTGATCGCGGTGCGGGGCGATCCGCTGGCCGATCCGGCCGAACTGACGCGCGTGCGCTTCGTCATGAAGGGCGGCACGGTGGTCAAGGACGCGGACGCGCGCTGA
- a CDS encoding NAD-dependent protein deacetylase, with the protein MAEAFTAHDHAAAIAAFLDRHPRTLVLTGAGLSTASGIPDYRDRDGTRRGRPPIQGPDFRKSEFVQRRYWARSMIGWPVLARSRPNAGHVAIAGLEAIGRIGSVLTQNVDGLHGQAGSHGVLELHGNIHTVVCLDCAALFPRAFVQGQLTDANPHMLGADATPLPDGDASVEPAELAAFKLPRCVCCGGTLMPNVVFFGDNVPAARTATALDQMERADALLVVGSSLMVYSGFRFCRMARAAGKPIAVINLGRTRADDILDIKIEDASERVLPLALQMLRERHGNGHAPFIELDGGTL; encoded by the coding sequence ATGGCTGAAGCATTCACGGCGCACGACCACGCAGCGGCAATCGCCGCATTCCTCGACCGCCACCCGCGTACGCTGGTGCTGACCGGCGCCGGACTCTCGACCGCGTCCGGCATTCCGGACTACCGCGACCGCGACGGCACCCGGCGCGGCCGCCCGCCGATCCAGGGGCCGGATTTCCGCAAGTCCGAATTCGTCCAGCGCCGCTACTGGGCGCGCAGCATGATCGGCTGGCCGGTGCTGGCCAGGTCGCGGCCGAACGCCGGCCACGTCGCCATCGCCGGGCTGGAAGCGATCGGCCGCATCGGCTCGGTGCTGACCCAGAATGTGGACGGCCTGCACGGCCAGGCCGGCAGCCATGGCGTGCTCGAACTGCACGGCAATATCCACACGGTGGTGTGCCTGGACTGCGCGGCCCTGTTCCCGCGCGCCTTCGTGCAGGGGCAATTGACCGACGCGAATCCGCACATGCTGGGCGCCGACGCCACGCCGCTGCCCGACGGCGACGCCTCGGTCGAGCCGGCGGAGCTGGCGGCATTCAAGCTGCCGCGCTGCGTGTGCTGCGGCGGCACGCTGATGCCGAACGTGGTGTTCTTCGGCGATAACGTGCCGGCCGCGCGCACCGCCACCGCGCTGGATCAGATGGAACGCGCCGATGCGTTATTGGTGGTGGGCTCGTCGCTGATGGTGTACTCGGGCTTTCGCTTTTGCCGCATGGCGCGGGCGGCCGGCAAGCCGATCGCGGTGATCAACCTCGGGCGCACGCGCGCCGACGACATCCTCGACATCAAGATCGAGGATGCCAGCGAGCGGGTGTTGCCGCTGGCGTTGCAGATGCTGCGCGAGCGGCATGGAAACGGTCACGCGCCGTTCATCGAACTCGACGGCGGGACCTTGTAA
- a CDS encoding glycosyltransferase family 4 protein: MRVLHLLDAAVLRPTDYRSRTLALIEQLRAQGVQTVHLAAPCLAVPSLSALPGLSAVCADATPHGAAPAPHPGRCDANLPDPGWHIYRTAAPAWLPAAVLQRLPARHAPALSRAAAMAAFALRVRRVARLTRPDLIHVHAGHGTAMAAFPALCGARLPAVAEAGRRAADRTLPSWERWALERAGALAASSAELRAALRGAGLGGRRIRVIPPAAEFAGTPRRDPAPPGLADAPLLAHAGGLEREAGIDLLLAVLPALRRRHPALRVVVAGGGAREDELARRIGASAMRGRVAVTGAMPSRRVADLLPRADIAVFPALCSASTPVASRHLLNAMAQGCAIVASDIACHRELLVHGHSAMLFRAGSRHALAETLARLLARPALLPALGQAAAAQAAAQHSWPATAARYRRLYQDVLAQARRG, encoded by the coding sequence ATGCGCGTGCTGCACCTGCTCGATGCGGCCGTGCTGCGCCCGACCGATTACCGCAGCCGCACGCTGGCGCTGATCGAGCAGCTGCGCGCCCAAGGCGTGCAGACCGTGCACCTGGCGGCGCCCTGCCTTGCCGTGCCCAGCCTTTCTGCCCTGCCGGGTCTTTCTGCTGTCTGCGCCGACGCCACGCCGCACGGCGCCGCGCCGGCGCCGCATCCAGGCCGGTGCGATGCCAACCTACCCGACCCCGGCTGGCACATCTACCGCACCGCCGCACCGGCCTGGCTGCCTGCCGCCGTGCTGCAACGCCTGCCCGCGCGCCATGCGCCGGCGCTGTCGCGGGCGGCGGCGATGGCGGCGTTCGCCCTGCGCGTGCGCCGGGTGGCGCGCCTGACCCGGCCCGACCTGATCCACGTGCATGCCGGGCACGGGACGGCGATGGCGGCATTCCCGGCGCTGTGCGGCGCCCGCCTGCCGGCGGTGGCGGAAGCCGGGCGCCGCGCCGCCGACCGCACGCTGCCGTCCTGGGAACGCTGGGCGCTGGAGCGCGCCGGCGCCCTGGCGGCGTCCAGCGCCGAATTACGCGCGGCTCTGCGCGGCGCCGGCCTCGGCGGACGGCGCATCCGGGTGATTCCGCCGGCCGCCGAATTCGCGGGCACCCCGCGCCGCGATCCCGCGCCGCCCGGCCTGGCGGACGCGCCGCTGCTGGCCCATGCGGGCGGCCTCGAACGCGAGGCCGGCATCGACCTGCTGCTGGCGGTGCTGCCGGCGCTGCGGCGCCGTCATCCCGCGCTGCGCGTGGTGGTGGCCGGCGGCGGCGCGCGCGAGGACGAACTCGCCCGGCGCATCGGCGCGTCCGCCATGCGCGGCCGCGTGGCAGTCACCGGCGCCATGCCGTCGCGCCGGGTGGCGGACCTGCTGCCGCGCGCGGACATCGCGGTGTTTCCGGCGCTGTGCAGCGCGTCCACGCCGGTGGCGTCGCGCCATCTGCTCAATGCCATGGCGCAGGGCTGCGCCATCGTCGCTTCCGACATCGCCTGCCACCGCGAACTGCTGGTGCACGGCCACAGCGCCATGCTGTTTCGTGCCGGCAGCCGGCATGCGCTGGCGGAGACGCTGGCGCGGCTGCTGGCCCGGCCCGCACTGTTGCCGGCGCTGGGGCAAGCCGCCGCGGCCCAGGCGGCGGCGCAGCACAGCTGGCCGGCGACCGCCGCGCGCTACCGGCGTTTGTACCAGGACGTGCTGGCGCAGGCGCGGCGAGGCTGA
- a CDS encoding four-helix bundle copper-binding protein, which produces MPQDRFRACIEACYACAAACDHCSSACLQEDDVKMMARCIALDMDCAQLCRTAAAFMARGSDSAHDLCRLCADVCAACADECGKHDMDHCQACAAACRRCAEECRRMAGAA; this is translated from the coding sequence ATGCCCCAAGACCGATTCCGAGCCTGTATCGAAGCCTGCTACGCCTGCGCCGCGGCGTGCGACCACTGTTCCAGCGCCTGCCTGCAGGAAGACGACGTCAAGATGATGGCGCGCTGCATTGCCCTCGACATGGATTGCGCCCAGCTCTGCCGCACGGCCGCCGCCTTCATGGCGCGCGGCAGCGACTCCGCACATGATCTGTGCCGCCTGTGCGCGGATGTCTGCGCCGCCTGCGCCGACGAGTGCGGCAAGCACGACATGGACCACTGCCAGGCCTGCGCCGCCGCCTGCCGGCGCTGTGCGGAAGAATGCCGGCGCATGGCGGGCGCCGCCTGA
- the pnuC gene encoding nicotinamide riboside transporter PnuC, translating into MISALELAANAFTAAAIVLAGRNNVYTWWTGIVGCTLFGALYLQNHLYADVTLQVFFVLTSVYGWWKWLRGAHGEPLPITHATRSTLGWTAGAGIAATLAYGTLLHATTDAYAPFPDSTVLVFSIIGQVLMMQRRVENWSFWVLVNTIAVPLYASRGLVLTSVLYAGFWVNAIVSWRNWRRLARAAAAASAAAAVVPSSSTERLSS; encoded by the coding sequence ATGATCTCCGCATTGGAACTGGCCGCCAACGCCTTCACCGCGGCCGCCATCGTGCTGGCCGGCCGCAACAACGTCTACACCTGGTGGACCGGCATCGTCGGCTGCACCCTGTTCGGCGCCCTGTACCTGCAAAACCACCTGTACGCCGACGTCACGCTGCAGGTATTCTTCGTCCTCACCAGCGTGTATGGCTGGTGGAAATGGCTGCGCGGCGCCCACGGCGAGCCGCTGCCGATCACCCATGCGACGCGCTCCACGCTGGGCTGGACCGCCGGCGCCGGCATCGCTGCCACGCTGGCCTACGGCACGCTACTGCACGCCACCACCGACGCCTACGCACCGTTCCCGGATTCGACCGTGCTCGTCTTCTCCATCATCGGCCAGGTGCTGATGATGCAGCGCCGCGTCGAGAACTGGTCCTTCTGGGTGCTGGTCAATACCATCGCCGTGCCGCTGTACGCCAGCCGTGGACTGGTGCTGACCAGCGTGCTGTACGCCGGCTTCTGGGTCAATGCCATCGTTTCCTGGCGCAACTGGCGCCGGCTGGCGCGCGCTGCAGCAGCCGCCAGCGCGGCCGCTGCCGTCGTCCCTTCCTCGTCCACCGAAAGACTGTCCTCATGA
- a CDS encoding pyridoxamine 5'-phosphate oxidase family protein → MTTHDSSNIAEMASKISDVRFPMFVWQDQHGHLLSQPMTKEKVDDQGGIWFFTSTQTGLWNCIGPRPLVNLAFSEPDDSLYVSISGTAERVVDREKIRAMWNAGAQAWFPAGPDDEHAVLIRVDPHSAEYWDTHDSKMVQLFAMAKAAITGDKPDLDSDHKTVML, encoded by the coding sequence ATGACCACGCACGACAGCAGCAACATCGCCGAAATGGCATCCAAGATCAGCGACGTTCGCTTCCCGATGTTCGTCTGGCAAGACCAGCACGGCCACCTGCTCAGCCAGCCGATGACCAAGGAAAAGGTCGACGACCAGGGCGGCATCTGGTTCTTCACCTCGACCCAGACCGGCCTGTGGAACTGCATCGGTCCGCGTCCGCTGGTCAACCTGGCGTTCTCGGAGCCGGACGACAGCCTGTACGTGTCGATCAGCGGCACCGCCGAGCGCGTGGTCGACCGCGAGAAAATCCGCGCCATGTGGAATGCCGGCGCCCAGGCCTGGTTCCCGGCCGGCCCGGACGACGAGCACGCCGTACTGATCCGCGTCGACCCGCACTCGGCCGAGTACTGGGACACCCACGACAGCAAGATGGTGCAGCTGTTCGCCATGGCCAAGGCCGCCATCACCGGCGACAAGCCGGACCTGGACAGCGACCACAAGACCGTGATGCTGTAA
- a CDS encoding glycosyltransferase has protein sequence MGAKDSAGVAPPFPDDPSPSGEQPGVQPASRLIVHLVDTFDGAHRENGLLELIRHLPRERYRHAVVCLHERGGDQAGALTQGVEIVNLHKGEGRDPLHYLRMFRALRRLRPDLVHTRNRAGLLAQVVAALAGVPLRVHAEHRRALHDSGGRLGARLLRKLLYPLIDHVIAVSCDLEQWLVDSVGAEPARVSQIANGVDSVQFHPRLGPAAAVGPPGFMQDNVFVIGCVGAMDEHGGHATLVEAFLRLIASPHPAHARLRLLIAGEGPERAECQALLNRAGAAQRAWLPGARADTAQLLRAMDLFVLPAPAEDRANAILEAMASGLPVVANAVGGNTELVHPGFTGILVPPLQPELLAAAIADYCRIPEMALRHGARARSQVIARHSIPAMARDYLAIYDNLTDSLAGSPDAAPAHGSAGQAGRMAGLGPSGAGGAGGAAGREP, from the coding sequence ATGGGCGCCAAGGATTCCGCCGGCGTCGCGCCGCCCTTTCCGGATGACCCCTCGCCCTCCGGCGAGCAACCCGGCGTGCAACCCGCGTCGCGGCTCATCGTGCACCTGGTCGACACGTTCGACGGTGCGCATCGCGAAAACGGCCTGCTCGAGCTGATCCGCCACCTGCCGCGCGAGCGCTACCGCCACGCCGTCGTCTGCCTGCACGAGCGCGGCGGCGACCAGGCCGGGGCGCTGACGCAAGGCGTCGAGATCGTCAACCTGCACAAGGGCGAAGGCCGCGATCCGCTGCATTACCTGCGCATGTTCCGCGCCCTGCGGCGGCTGCGCCCCGACCTGGTCCACACGCGCAACCGCGCCGGCCTGCTGGCCCAGGTGGTGGCGGCCCTGGCCGGGGTGCCGCTGCGGGTGCACGCCGAACACCGGCGTGCCCTGCACGACAGCGGCGGCCGCCTGGGGGCACGCCTGCTGCGCAAGCTGCTGTATCCGCTGATCGACCACGTCATCGCCGTCAGCTGCGACCTGGAACAGTGGCTGGTCGACTCGGTCGGCGCCGAGCCGGCGCGCGTCTCGCAGATCGCCAACGGCGTCGACAGCGTGCAGTTCCACCCGCGCCTGGGGCCGGCGGCCGCGGTCGGCCCGCCCGGCTTCATGCAGGACAACGTGTTCGTGATCGGCTGCGTGGGCGCCATGGACGAGCACGGCGGCCATGCGACCCTGGTCGAGGCATTCCTGCGGCTGATCGCCTCTCCCCACCCCGCGCATGCGCGCCTGCGCCTGCTGATCGCCGGCGAGGGGCCGGAGCGCGCCGAATGCCAGGCGCTGCTGAACCGCGCCGGCGCCGCCCAGCGCGCCTGGCTGCCGGGCGCGCGCGCCGACACCGCCCAGCTGCTGCGGGCGATGGACCTGTTCGTGCTGCCCGCGCCCGCCGAGGACCGCGCCAACGCCATCCTGGAAGCGATGGCGAGCGGCTTGCCGGTGGTGGCCAACGCGGTCGGCGGGAATACGGAACTGGTGCATCCGGGCTTCACCGGCATCCTGGTGCCGCCGCTACAGCCGGAACTGCTGGCCGCCGCCATCGCCGACTATTGCCGCATCCCCGAGATGGCGCTGCGCCACGGCGCGCGCGCGCGCAGCCAGGTGATCGCGCGCCACAGCATCCCGGCCATGGCGCGCGACTACCTCGCCATCTACGACAACCTGACCGACAGCCTGGCCGGATCGCCGGATGCCGCCCCGGCCCACGGCAGCGCCGGGCAGGCCGGCAGGATGGCCGGCCTCGGCCCGTCCGGCGCCGGCGGCGCTGGCGGCGCGGCCGGGCGGGAGCCTTGA
- the nadB gene encoding L-aspartate oxidase: MKFDVAIVGSGLAGLSVALHLAQTRKVAIVSKRELLDGASNWAQGGIAAVLDSGDSHDQHIADTLVAGAGLCDEAATRYIVEHGRESIEWLIEQGVPFTRDESAELGFHLTREGGHSQRRIIHAADATGHAVQVTLEQKVRAHPNITLFEHHCAIDVITSDKLTPAGVHGGAPSLVGQPRCHGLYVQDERSGAVLTFQAEHTVLATGGAGKVYLYTTNPDTATGDGIAMAWRAGCRVSNMEFIQFHPTCLYHPYAKSFLISEAVRGEGGLLILPPEAGAAAGTRFMPAHDERGELAPRDVVARAIDFEMKKRGLDYVHLDISHQSPEFIQEHFPTIYARCLELGIDITQQPIPVVPAVHFTCGGVVTDLVGRTDIPGLYAVGETAYTGLHGANRLASNSLLECLVVGRACARHIAAAQPLESPQLPPWDESRVTNADEEVVIAHNWDELRRFMWNYVGIVRTTKRLERAQHRIKLLKEEIDEYYRNFRVTSDLLELRNLVEVAELIVAAALSRRESRGLHYSRDYPDTLPKALPSVLTPRRR; the protein is encoded by the coding sequence ATGAAATTTGACGTAGCAATCGTCGGCAGCGGCCTGGCCGGCCTGTCGGTCGCCCTGCATCTGGCGCAAACGCGCAAGGTCGCCATCGTTTCCAAGCGTGAACTGCTGGATGGCGCGAGCAACTGGGCGCAGGGCGGCATCGCCGCCGTGCTCGACTCCGGAGACAGCCACGACCAGCATATCGCCGACACCCTGGTCGCCGGCGCCGGCCTGTGCGACGAAGCGGCCACCCGCTACATCGTCGAGCACGGGCGCGAATCGATCGAATGGCTGATCGAGCAAGGCGTGCCGTTCACCCGCGACGAGAGCGCGGAACTCGGCTTCCACCTGACCCGCGAGGGCGGCCACAGCCAGCGCCGCATCATCCACGCCGCCGACGCCACCGGGCACGCGGTGCAGGTCACGCTGGAACAGAAGGTGCGCGCGCACCCGAACATCACGCTGTTCGAGCACCATTGCGCCATCGACGTGATCACCTCGGACAAGCTGACCCCGGCCGGCGTGCATGGCGGCGCGCCCAGCCTGGTCGGCCAGCCGCGCTGCCACGGCCTGTACGTGCAGGACGAACGGAGCGGCGCGGTACTGACCTTCCAGGCCGAGCACACCGTGCTGGCCACCGGCGGCGCCGGCAAGGTCTACCTGTACACCACCAATCCCGACACCGCCACCGGCGACGGCATCGCCATGGCCTGGCGCGCCGGCTGCCGCGTGTCGAACATGGAATTCATCCAGTTCCATCCGACCTGCCTGTACCACCCGTACGCCAAGTCCTTCCTGATCAGCGAGGCGGTGCGCGGCGAAGGCGGCCTCTTGATCTTGCCGCCGGAAGCCGGCGCCGCCGCCGGCACCCGCTTCATGCCGGCCCATGACGAGCGCGGCGAACTGGCACCGCGCGACGTGGTCGCGCGTGCCATCGACTTCGAGATGAAGAAGCGTGGCCTCGACTACGTGCACCTGGACATCTCGCACCAGTCGCCCGAATTCATCCAGGAACATTTCCCCACCATTTACGCACGCTGCCTGGAGCTGGGCATCGACATCACGCAACAGCCGATCCCGGTGGTGCCGGCTGTCCACTTCACGTGCGGCGGCGTGGTGACCGACCTGGTCGGCCGCACCGACATCCCCGGCCTGTACGCGGTCGGCGAGACCGCGTACACGGGCCTGCACGGCGCCAACCGCCTGGCCAGCAATTCCCTGCTGGAATGCCTGGTGGTCGGGCGCGCCTGCGCGCGCCACATCGCCGCCGCGCAGCCGCTGGAATCGCCGCAGCTGCCGCCGTGGGACGAAAGCCGCGTTACCAATGCCGACGAGGAAGTGGTCATCGCCCACAACTGGGACGAGCTGCGCCGCTTCATGTGGAACTACGTCGGCATCGTGCGCACCACCAAGCGCCTGGAACGCGCCCAGCACCGCATCAAGCTGCTGAAGGAAGAGATCGACGAGTACTACCGCAACTTCCGCGTGACCAGCGACCTGCTCGAGCTGCGCAACCTGGTCGAGGTGGCGGAACTGATCGTGGCCGCCGCCCTGTCGCGCCGCGAAAGCCGCGGCCTGCACTATTCGCGCGACTACCCGGATACGCTGCCGAAGGCGCTGCCGAGCGTACTGACGCCGCGCCGGCGCTAG
- a CDS encoding DMT family transporter: MNQKLTPSTILLLTIPPLLWAGNAIVGRLVRAAVPPMTLNLLRWSIALAVLLPLGRAALRHGSGALANWRRYALLGLLGIGTYNSLQYLALQSSTPINATLVASGMPVWMMLVGRLFFGVAVRPRQVAGALLSILGVLVVLSRGDAAQLLGLRLVTGDLYMILATIAWSFYSWMLLQPREAPPLRADWAAFLLVQVGYGLLWSSAFTGVEWSLGAPAIAWSPQVVLALLFVGIGPAVVAYALWGAGIRRAGPGIGAFFVNLTPLFAALLSSWFLGEAPHGYHALAFLLIVGGIVVSARR, encoded by the coding sequence ATGAACCAGAAACTCACCCCCTCCACCATCCTCCTGCTGACCATCCCGCCCCTGCTGTGGGCCGGCAACGCCATCGTCGGGCGCCTGGTGCGTGCGGCGGTGCCGCCGATGACGCTGAACCTGCTGCGCTGGAGCATCGCCCTGGCGGTGTTGCTGCCGCTCGGGCGCGCCGCACTGCGCCACGGCAGCGGCGCGCTGGCCAACTGGCGCCGCTATGCGCTGCTGGGCCTGCTCGGCATCGGCACCTACAACTCGCTGCAATACCTGGCGCTGCAAAGCTCGACGCCGATCAACGCCACCCTGGTGGCGTCCGGCATGCCGGTGTGGATGATGCTGGTCGGCCGCCTGTTCTTCGGGGTGGCGGTGCGGCCGCGCCAGGTAGCCGGCGCGCTGTTGTCGATCCTGGGCGTGCTGGTGGTGCTGAGTCGCGGCGATGCGGCGCAGCTGCTGGGCCTGCGCCTGGTGACCGGCGACCTGTACATGATCCTGGCGACGATCGCCTGGTCGTTCTACAGCTGGATGCTGCTGCAGCCTCGGGAAGCCCCGCCCCTGCGCGCCGACTGGGCGGCGTTCCTGCTGGTCCAGGTCGGCTACGGCCTGCTGTGGTCGAGCGCGTTCACCGGCGTGGAATGGTCGCTGGGCGCGCCGGCGATCGCCTGGAGTCCGCAGGTGGTGTTGGCGCTGCTGTTCGTGGGCATCGGCCCGGCGGTGGTCGCGTATGCGCTATGGGGCGCGGGTATCCGCCGCGCCGGTCCCGGCATCGGCGCCTTTTTCGTCAACCTGACGCCGCTGTTCGCCGCCCTGCTGTCGTCCTGGTTCCTGGGCGAAGCGCCGCACGGGTACCACGCGCTGGCGTTCCTGTTGATCGTCGGCGGGATCGTGGTGTCGGCGCGACGCTGA
- a CDS encoding tyrosine-type recombinase/integrase has translation MPDFTPIDLGPAAPDAIVSAESGRLHVKMYRVADDAITEAGTDIELAREFIAHGELSAKSIQNNQKELFRFLTWCREEAHKTLAQLNLADLNGYKEFLRNPPPEWVSTTKWPRSDPRYRPFTGPLSDASRRQALIAVKGLLGFAEQTGYLRRNPGALVRNVRAPSSSRITRYLTQGAIALALQTVSARPAETPAALRRRARDRFLLVAFAHTGARLNEIVGAVMGSIYTEGNGRWWLDVVGKGSKPRRLPVPPDMLDALRTYREAFGLPPQAGRSDRTPLVLSSRSRVPARITDEAASEAIKAVFADAALAADAQGDGDTAATLRHASAHWLRHSMLTNHANNGVQLKTLQDTAGHASIATTAAYLHKTDNERYDEIIGSASGRGIL, from the coding sequence ATGCCAGACTTCACGCCCATCGACCTCGGCCCCGCGGCTCCCGACGCCATCGTCAGCGCAGAAAGCGGGCGCCTGCACGTGAAGATGTACCGCGTCGCCGACGATGCGATCACCGAAGCCGGCACCGACATCGAGCTGGCGCGCGAATTCATCGCGCACGGCGAGCTGAGCGCCAAGTCGATCCAGAACAACCAGAAGGAGCTGTTCCGCTTCCTGACCTGGTGCCGCGAAGAGGCGCACAAGACGCTGGCCCAGCTCAACCTGGCCGACCTGAACGGCTACAAGGAATTCCTGCGCAATCCGCCGCCCGAATGGGTCTCGACCACCAAGTGGCCGCGCAGCGACCCGCGCTACCGGCCGTTCACCGGTCCGCTCTCGGACGCCAGCCGGCGCCAGGCGCTGATCGCGGTGAAGGGCTTGCTGGGCTTCGCCGAGCAGACCGGCTACCTGCGGCGCAACCCCGGCGCGCTGGTGCGCAACGTGCGCGCGCCATCCAGCAGCCGCATCACGCGCTACCTGACGCAAGGCGCGATCGCGCTGGCGCTGCAGACCGTGTCGGCGCGCCCGGCCGAGACGCCGGCGGCGCTGCGCCGGCGCGCGCGCGACCGCTTCCTGCTGGTGGCGTTCGCCCATACCGGCGCGCGCCTGAACGAGATCGTCGGTGCGGTGATGGGTTCGATCTACACCGAGGGCAACGGCCGCTGGTGGCTGGACGTGGTCGGCAAGGGCAGCAAGCCGCGCCGCCTGCCGGTGCCGCCCGACATGCTCGATGCGCTGCGCACCTACCGCGAAGCCTTCGGGCTGCCGCCGCAGGCCGGGCGCAGCGACCGCACGCCGCTGGTGCTGTCCAGCCGCAGCCGGGTGCCGGCGCGCATCACCGACGAGGCGGCATCGGAAGCGATCAAGGCGGTGTTCGCCGACGCCGCGCTGGCCGCCGACGCCCAGGGCGACGGCGACACCGCCGCCACGCTGCGCCACGCCTCGGCGCACTGGCTGCGCCATAGCATGCTGACCAACCACGCCAACAACGGCGTGCAGTTGAAGACCCTGCAGGACACCGCCGGCCACGCCAGCATCGCCACCACGGCGGCCTACCTGCACAAGACCGACAACGAGCGCTACGACGAGATCATCGGTTCGGCGAGCGGCAGGGGCATCCTGTAG